The proteins below come from a single Terriglobales bacterium genomic window:
- a CDS encoding protein-glutamate O-methyltransferase CheR, which translates to MGENSNSVLVTEHELGELRSFIERRSGILFDESRTRFLSKHVREHLIQKQLGRASELLRAINGSNAEYESLLERLLTQETSFFRYPAVYQALAEKVLPEIHAKKFWSNPRTLRIWSAGCSTGEEPYSIAISVLDALELPDAWTIEILATDISRNALNVAERGCYTKRDLESLAPEQIEAYFSRSSKDEFQVKPKVRNMITFAQMNLAQMVYMGRFDCIFCMNVLIYFSDDLRANLIRRFHEYLEPDGYLFLGHAESVAKAKVELEPIVIADSLIYRKSALARSAAQESL; encoded by the coding sequence GTGGGCGAGAATTCCAATTCGGTGCTGGTAACCGAGCATGAGCTCGGCGAACTGCGTTCGTTCATCGAACGTCGTTCTGGAATTTTGTTTGACGAGTCGCGCACTCGGTTCCTGTCCAAGCACGTCCGTGAACATCTGATTCAGAAACAGCTCGGGCGGGCTTCCGAGTTGCTGCGAGCCATTAATGGTTCGAACGCGGAATATGAATCGCTGCTGGAACGGCTTCTTACACAGGAAACTTCTTTTTTCCGCTACCCAGCCGTGTATCAGGCACTCGCGGAAAAAGTGTTACCCGAGATTCATGCAAAGAAGTTCTGGAGCAATCCACGAACCCTGCGGATATGGAGCGCCGGCTGTTCGACTGGCGAAGAGCCTTACTCAATCGCGATCAGCGTACTCGATGCACTCGAACTTCCGGATGCATGGACAATCGAGATTCTGGCGACGGACATCAGCCGCAATGCATTGAATGTCGCCGAGCGCGGATGCTACACGAAGCGCGATCTGGAATCGCTCGCGCCCGAGCAGATCGAGGCGTACTTCAGTCGATCCAGCAAAGATGAATTCCAGGTGAAGCCGAAGGTCCGCAACATGATCACCTTCGCGCAAATGAATCTGGCGCAGATGGTCTATATGGGACGCTTCGACTGCATTTTTTGCATGAACGTCCTCATTTATTTTTCCGACGATCTGCGGGCGAATTTGATCCGGCGTTTTCATGAGTACCTCGAGCCGGATGGATATCTATTTTTGGGCCATGCGGAGTCGGTAGCCAAAGCCAAAGTGGAACTCGAGCCGATTGTCATTGCGGACTCGCTCATCTATCGCAAGTCGGCGCTGGCGCGAAGCGCTGCACAGGAGAGTTTGTGA
- a CDS encoding DUF4388 domain-containing protein, whose protein sequence is MSESSAKLLLIDSNVFFAKRLTDALKQEGMEVTHSTQAAYALTMLEWDTPSAILCATNLREMSALDLPRIVHGDQKTSHIPIIALGEGGDHALMAAFRAGCDDYVDRKLGPDHIAAHVRTFLKSHDEGFQPTQMLGGSETALSGNLSHLDLLGVVQMLAQSRQSGALHINAADLDGVMFFDGGDISHAEAGELIGDDAVIEIVKRTNGIENGVYKFVPGASATTRTVLRSATELMLDALRELDEGANLLEGEV, encoded by the coding sequence ATGAGCGAATCCTCGGCAAAGCTGCTGCTTATCGATAGCAATGTCTTCTTCGCGAAGCGCCTCACAGACGCGCTCAAGCAGGAAGGCATGGAAGTCACGCATAGCACGCAGGCAGCGTACGCGCTGACCATGCTGGAATGGGACACGCCCTCCGCAATCCTTTGTGCCACCAACTTGCGCGAGATGAGCGCGCTCGATCTGCCACGCATCGTCCATGGTGATCAGAAGACGTCGCACATTCCCATCATTGCACTCGGCGAAGGCGGGGATCACGCACTTATGGCGGCGTTCCGCGCTGGATGCGACGACTACGTCGATCGCAAGCTTGGTCCGGATCACATCGCTGCGCACGTGCGGACGTTCCTGAAGAGCCACGACGAAGGCTTCCAGCCGACGCAGATGCTGGGCGGATCCGAGACGGCGCTCAGCGGCAATCTTTCCCATCTTGATCTGCTTGGAGTTGTGCAGATGCTCGCGCAATCCAGGCAATCTGGAGCGCTGCATATCAATGCTGCCGATCTCGACGGCGTCATGTTCTTCGACGGCGGTGATATCTCGCATGCGGAAGCCGGTGAACTGATTGGCGATGATGCTGTAATTGAGATCGTCAAGCGGACGAACGGAATCGAAAACGGAGTTTACAAATTTGTCCCAGGCGCTAGCGCAACCACTCGGACAGTACTGCGTTCGGCGACGGAGTTGATGCTGGATGCGTTGCGCGAACTCGACGAGGGCGCCAACTTGCTCGAGGGAGAGGTCTAA
- a CDS encoding methyl-accepting chemotaxis protein encodes MKGRLNQAIWTLGAINAAALLAVLYFAYSAGSHANGLGIGDAMSAPGETPKLFLAAVLVGLSAAMFVLFRLSNKIAKPVNELVNYSQKFANGEYNSRPHIEGDDDFTVIAENFTRSSERISRAVHNHEAQEALQKSVTDFLTVVSQIARGDLTLRGRVTNDALGNVVDSVNYMLDNFAKVLERVRKAAVDVSSSANEILLSSEDMASGAVQQDQEITNTSSAVEELTVSMKQVSNNAEASAEAARRALDAAEQGNRSVRDTLEGMQRIRASVQATAKKIKSLGDRSLEISEIINVINDITEQTNLLALNAAIEAARAGEAGRGFAVVADEVRKLAEHSRTATKDIAGLIKAIQAETNEAVVVMEEGTKEVEVGARLADQAGKALEAISSVVRQSAELVQEISLASKQQVRGTEGVANAMQIISNITRQTSQGARQTARTVENMVKLSEQLNEALSQFRISSSGPVEIKELSSAAAAVARR; translated from the coding sequence ATGAAAGGTCGGCTGAATCAAGCCATCTGGACATTGGGAGCGATCAACGCCGCTGCGCTGTTGGCCGTTCTCTATTTTGCATACTCGGCAGGCTCGCACGCCAACGGACTTGGCATCGGCGACGCGATGTCCGCGCCGGGCGAGACGCCGAAGCTGTTTCTGGCTGCGGTGCTCGTCGGGCTGTCTGCGGCGATGTTCGTTCTCTTCCGGCTCTCGAACAAGATAGCGAAGCCTGTGAACGAGCTGGTGAACTACTCACAGAAGTTCGCCAATGGCGAGTACAACAGCCGTCCGCATATCGAAGGCGATGACGACTTCACCGTAATTGCGGAGAACTTCACGCGCAGCTCGGAGCGCATCAGCCGCGCCGTTCACAATCACGAAGCGCAGGAAGCCCTCCAGAAGAGCGTGACGGACTTTCTGACGGTCGTCAGCCAAATTGCTCGTGGTGATTTGACCCTGCGTGGAAGAGTCACGAACGATGCCTTGGGAAACGTTGTCGATTCAGTGAACTACATGCTCGATAACTTCGCCAAGGTGCTCGAACGCGTGCGCAAGGCTGCCGTGGACGTATCGTCCAGCGCCAATGAGATTCTGCTTTCTTCTGAAGACATGGCCAGTGGCGCCGTGCAGCAGGACCAGGAAATCACAAACACCTCGTCTGCTGTCGAAGAGCTGACGGTCTCGATGAAGCAGGTGTCGAACAACGCCGAAGCTTCGGCAGAAGCTGCGCGACGTGCTCTCGACGCCGCCGAACAGGGCAACCGCTCCGTTCGCGACACACTGGAAGGTATGCAGCGCATCCGTGCTTCGGTGCAGGCGACTGCAAAGAAGATTAAGTCGCTCGGCGATCGTTCGCTGGAAATTTCCGAAATCATCAATGTGATTAACGACATCACCGAGCAAACCAACTTGCTCGCCCTCAACGCTGCTATCGAGGCGGCCCGAGCAGGCGAAGCCGGACGCGGATTCGCAGTCGTCGCCGACGAAGTCCGCAAACTCGCTGAACACTCGCGAACTGCTACGAAGGACATCGCAGGTCTGATCAAAGCCATTCAGGCCGAAACCAACGAAGCCGTCGTAGTCATGGAAGAAGGAACCAAAGAAGTGGAAGTCGGAGCCCGACTCGCAGACCAAGCCGGTAAAGCGCTGGAAGCGATTTCGAGCGTCGTCCGACAGTCGGCAGAACTTGTTCAGGAAATTTCGCTGGCATCGAAGCAACAGGTGCGTGGTACGGAAGGTGTGGCGAACGCGATGCAGATCATTTCGAACATCACGCGTCAGACTTCGCAAGGCGCGCGTCAGACGGCACGCACGGTCGAGAACATGGTGAAGCTGTCAGAGCAGTTGAACGAGGCGCTCTCGCAGTTCCGCATCAGCTCGAGCGGGCCGGTTGAGATCAAGGAACTCAGTTCGGCGGCTGCGGCAGTCGCAAGACGGTAG
- a CDS encoding chemotaxis response regulator protein-glutamate methylesterase: protein MAAQGKIRVLIADDSAFMRKVLHSILLAEPGFEVAGEARDGREAVSQSESLKPDVITMDINMPHLDGLQATEQIMSTNPRPIVVVSSESKEGAEITLKALQLGAIDFVAKPNSGVDLDMSSVRDELVRKLRVAAKVRVVRTASRTKVAHEVASSAPRTEPGVAPAAKTESPRAATQAAKSNGKFPLVVIAASTGGPATLMKFLPAFPREFPGALLIVQHMPGTFTSQFSQQLSDACAIRVKEAEAGDILAPGTAYICPGSHHMRVSATGRVTLDDGPRILGYRPCADVTLESTAEYAGPLSIGVVMTGMGNDGVRGAQAMKSAGGYIIAQDEATSVIFGMNAEAIRNGVVDQVLPIENIFAAIEKRVLQVHGAKAGA from the coding sequence ATGGCGGCTCAAGGCAAAATTCGGGTGCTCATTGCCGACGACTCGGCTTTCATGCGCAAGGTGCTGCACAGCATCTTGCTTGCTGAGCCGGGATTCGAAGTCGCGGGAGAGGCTCGCGACGGACGCGAGGCAGTGAGCCAGTCGGAATCGCTGAAGCCCGATGTGATCACGATGGATATCAACATGCCCCATCTCGATGGGCTGCAGGCGACTGAGCAGATCATGTCCACGAATCCGCGTCCGATTGTGGTCGTGAGCTCGGAATCGAAAGAAGGAGCGGAGATCACGCTCAAAGCGCTTCAGCTCGGGGCCATCGATTTTGTAGCCAAGCCGAACAGCGGCGTAGACCTCGATATGAGCAGCGTGCGCGACGAACTCGTGCGCAAGCTCCGCGTTGCGGCCAAAGTGCGCGTAGTACGCACGGCATCGCGAACGAAAGTCGCGCACGAGGTTGCGAGTTCAGCTCCTCGGACCGAACCCGGAGTGGCTCCTGCTGCGAAAACGGAATCGCCGCGGGCGGCCACGCAAGCCGCAAAATCGAATGGCAAGTTCCCGCTGGTAGTGATTGCGGCTTCAACCGGTGGGCCTGCAACGCTGATGAAATTCTTGCCGGCATTCCCACGTGAATTTCCGGGAGCATTGCTGATCGTGCAGCACATGCCGGGCACGTTTACATCGCAGTTCAGCCAGCAGCTGTCGGACGCATGCGCGATTCGCGTGAAGGAAGCAGAAGCCGGAGACATTCTTGCACCCGGCACTGCGTACATCTGCCCGGGCTCGCACCACATGCGGGTGTCCGCGACCGGGCGCGTGACCCTCGACGATGGCCCACGGATCCTCGGTTACCGGCCATGCGCGGATGTGACTTTGGAAAGCACGGCGGAATATGCCGGTCCGCTCTCGATCGGAGTCGTGATGACCGGAATGGGAAATGATGGAGTTCGTGGAGCGCAGGCCATGAAGAGCGCCGGCGGGTACATCATCGCGCAGGACGAAGCGACCTCCGTGATATTCGGAATGAACGCCGAAGCAATCCGAAATGGTGTTGTCGATCAGGTGCTGCCCATCGAGAACATCTTTGCTGCAATCGAAAAGCGGGTTCTGCAGGTGCACGGTGCGAAGGCAGGTGCGTAG
- a CDS encoding chemotaxis protein CheW translates to MTEETPIPQQLEPISPDQIEVPDLALGPQEPLRQYCVFRAGRERFCLSVLEVEEVVDWPSLTRMPLAPSFLMGIFNLRGSIVPIVDIAFSEGRRPDLPPRQVVVAYLPAEGDRDHLRIGIAADEVFGTYSTSDPLILADIPRDVPHCCGMLRQEDRLALTLDLKRLVEAFPVPVI, encoded by the coding sequence GTGACGGAAGAAACGCCAATTCCGCAGCAGCTCGAGCCGATCTCACCGGATCAGATCGAAGTTCCCGATCTGGCACTCGGACCACAGGAGCCGCTGCGTCAGTACTGCGTTTTTCGCGCAGGGCGCGAGCGTTTCTGCCTGTCGGTGTTGGAAGTGGAGGAAGTAGTAGATTGGCCATCGTTAACGCGCATGCCGCTGGCCCCCAGCTTCCTCATGGGCATTTTCAACTTGCGCGGATCGATTGTGCCAATCGTGGACATTGCGTTCAGCGAAGGGCGGCGCCCGGATCTGCCGCCGCGGCAAGTTGTCGTGGCGTATCTTCCGGCAGAAGGCGACCGCGATCATCTCCGCATCGGAATTGCGGCAGACGAGGTGTTCGGAACCTACAGTACCTCGGACCCGTTGATTCTGGCGGACATCCCCCGCGACGTTCCGCATTGTTGTGGGATGCTGCGCCAGGAGGATCGGCTGGCGCTCACGCTGGATTTGAAGAGATTAGTGGAAGCATTTCCGGTTCCGGTGATATGA
- a CDS encoding MIP/aquaporin family protein: protein MERKPGLAAELIAEFLGTFVLILFGTGVVAMTVLFPTKIPGEVVHGGFTNITIGWGLAVTMGIYVAGKISGAHLNPAVTLAFAVFRGFSWRKVIPYSIAQTAGAFAAAAVVYRNYLPAFHQVDPTLEKTAGVFTTFPAFPAILSAGFFDQVVGTALLLLLIFAIIDEFNMPPGANMTPLMVGLVVVAIGMSFGGMHGYAINPARDFGPRLLTVAVGFRNNGLTDGSWDWIVPIAGPLLGGLIGAGLYDWGIRRFLHREKERAAAI, encoded by the coding sequence GTGGAGCGGAAACCTGGGCTGGCCGCTGAACTGATCGCGGAATTTCTCGGAACATTTGTTCTTATCCTTTTTGGCACCGGCGTCGTTGCCATGACGGTGCTCTTCCCAACCAAAATTCCCGGCGAAGTCGTTCATGGCGGATTCACCAACATCACCATCGGCTGGGGACTCGCGGTCACAATGGGCATCTACGTCGCCGGGAAAATCTCCGGAGCCCATTTGAATCCTGCGGTCACGCTCGCCTTTGCTGTCTTTCGTGGATTCTCCTGGCGCAAAGTCATTCCTTACTCCATCGCGCAGACAGCCGGAGCATTTGCTGCGGCGGCGGTCGTCTATCGCAACTATCTTCCGGCTTTTCATCAGGTCGATCCGACGCTGGAGAAGACGGCCGGAGTCTTCACTACGTTTCCAGCATTTCCCGCAATTCTTTCGGCAGGATTCTTCGACCAGGTAGTCGGCACCGCGCTGCTGCTCCTGCTGATTTTCGCCATCATCGACGAATTCAATATGCCTCCGGGCGCGAACATGACTCCGCTGATGGTTGGTCTGGTAGTCGTCGCGATCGGCATGAGCTTCGGCGGCATGCACGGATACGCAATCAATCCTGCGCGCGACTTTGGCCCACGATTGCTCACTGTCGCAGTCGGATTTCGCAACAACGGCCTCACCGACGGCAGTTGGGATTGGATTGTTCCCATCGCGGGTCCGCTGTTAGGAGGCTTGATTGGCGCAGGGCTATACGACTGGGGAATTCGCAGGTTCCTGCATCGCGAGAAGGAGCGCGCTGCGGCAATCTGA
- a CDS encoding chemotaxis protein CheW produces the protein MKISQSRAQASTPRRAQETVILFSAGGAHFAIAAPAVEEIRETAALKNFVSYAFQDRFAKVKHTLERQGKTTFVVDACTHFRIPERQPARVMILRHAPAALAVESIDGMKEIYAIHKLPVAFTGEERNWYRGLTLIEARVVPVVRAEAFLSKAETALLAAACPAERKESKFAIVAR, from the coding sequence GTGAAGATTTCGCAATCACGAGCGCAGGCCAGTACGCCACGGCGTGCCCAAGAGACAGTGATTTTGTTTTCTGCGGGCGGCGCGCACTTCGCAATCGCCGCGCCAGCCGTGGAAGAGATTCGCGAGACCGCAGCACTGAAGAATTTTGTTTCGTATGCATTTCAAGACAGATTTGCGAAGGTGAAGCACACGCTGGAACGGCAGGGTAAAACCACCTTCGTTGTGGATGCGTGCACGCATTTCCGCATTCCAGAGAGGCAGCCGGCGCGAGTGATGATCCTTCGTCATGCTCCTGCAGCTTTAGCAGTGGAATCGATTGACGGCATGAAAGAGATCTATGCGATTCACAAGCTCCCGGTTGCATTCACCGGCGAAGAGCGCAACTGGTATCGCGGACTCACGCTTATCGAAGCCCGCGTCGTACCCGTGGTGCGTGCTGAAGCATTTCTGAGCAAGGCGGAGACTGCGCTGCTTGCAGCAGCATGTCCCGCGGAAAGAAAAGAAAGTAAGTTTGCCATAGTGGCGCGATGA
- a CDS encoding response regulator: MSTPGAEFVEVFLQEASEHLQFLREYSGILQDPYPVPEDIQRLYISAHTLEGSSGSYGFPLFREVASKLSHIFQYAMNATIAADATGPITEFISEGIAVLESDLLMISANGIESEEEISAFKLRYAFAFEPAVQAPQPVEDYVAPVNLHQKADLPLAAESSAKAENKTEVKPEAALQPEPAAKIDVPARTEIAQPQSAPRPVVAAAAASPGADIPDLEPDGDVPAEILEFFVPEAEEHLQIVQDCLLTLESSADPETVNRLFRSMHTIKGSAAQVGLQRISHVAHRAEDLIGHVRDGEIKPSQKVIDLCFEAVDAIKKFVYRQWPDEATLQVTVKSLLSRLRALAPAEESDQPVERAKETTVVPAPLPVQTKSEATATPAKNVFEDSSDSEQEPEIIAGLRSKEPAALPQSKSVRIALERLDSMMNAVGELVINRTRMLGRLTELQRLAEVLNFSKGRMSEKISDFQEKHEFSRLTGMFTSSFSSTGSHGLVGGFSDSSEFSELEWDRYDDYSILSRSLTEISADVTEVLTQLDGFVRRVDSDIDEFTKLAHRLQDEITQARMVPIGNLYTRISRTVRDAAKAAGKQVELTLSGAETELDNSIIQQISDPLIHLVRNAVAHGLESSEERYNAGKTDHGNVAVRAYHRGNHIYIEVEDDGKGIDYEKVRKTAVDQGIYSEEQAERLAERDLLELLFHPGFSTAQRKTELAGRGVGLDVVRANLTTLNGEIDVDTQKDLGTRFTLKVPLTLIISQALFVRCSDISFAFPLSFVEEIRRVPASTIEEVGGKLLTKVRDVVTEVVRLDSQLGLAHVEPVNGFYHLVIVSVAGRSVGVIIDEVLRKDEIVIKNLGEYLRNVKLFPGATIAPDGSLILLIDVNRLVAGEAIERRPLMTNATAARIFAPGAAALAAGEIPEAAMEPLRQEKVVILADDSISVRKFVGRMLEKAGYRVRLAADGLEALEIALQTRCDLIITDLEMPRTNGYELMMHLRQNAETKGIPVMVVTSRAGAKHRERAEKEGAAGFLTKPVQDEQLIAAVTNLIGPAHGPVMKGETHAASLPAV, translated from the coding sequence GTGAGCACGCCGGGAGCAGAATTCGTCGAGGTCTTTCTTCAGGAAGCCTCCGAGCACCTGCAGTTTCTGCGGGAGTACTCCGGCATTCTCCAGGATCCCTATCCGGTTCCGGAAGACATTCAGCGTCTCTATATTTCCGCTCACACGCTTGAGGGCAGCTCCGGTTCCTATGGATTTCCCCTTTTTCGCGAAGTCGCCAGCAAGCTGAGTCACATCTTTCAGTACGCGATGAACGCAACCATCGCTGCAGATGCGACCGGACCGATCACTGAGTTTATTTCTGAAGGCATCGCCGTTCTTGAATCCGATTTGCTGATGATCAGCGCCAACGGAATCGAGAGCGAAGAAGAGATCAGCGCGTTTAAGCTGCGTTATGCTTTCGCCTTCGAGCCTGCGGTGCAAGCACCGCAGCCCGTGGAAGATTACGTTGCACCGGTGAATCTGCATCAAAAGGCAGATCTGCCGCTTGCCGCCGAGAGCAGTGCAAAAGCTGAGAATAAGACTGAAGTAAAGCCCGAAGCTGCTCTGCAGCCCGAGCCCGCAGCAAAGATCGATGTGCCTGCGCGGACTGAAATTGCGCAGCCACAGTCGGCGCCCCGGCCAGTCGTCGCTGCTGCTGCCGCGAGTCCAGGCGCTGATATTCCAGATCTGGAACCCGACGGCGACGTGCCTGCGGAGATTCTGGAATTCTTTGTTCCGGAAGCGGAAGAGCACCTTCAAATCGTGCAAGATTGCCTGCTGACCTTGGAAAGCTCGGCCGATCCTGAAACGGTAAATCGCCTTTTCCGCTCGATGCACACGATCAAAGGCTCCGCCGCGCAGGTGGGCCTGCAGAGAATTTCGCATGTGGCGCATCGTGCCGAAGACCTGATCGGTCACGTCCGCGACGGAGAGATCAAGCCGAGTCAAAAGGTCATCGATCTCTGCTTCGAAGCCGTTGATGCAATCAAGAAATTCGTCTATCGCCAGTGGCCGGACGAAGCAACTTTGCAAGTTACAGTAAAGTCGCTGCTGAGCAGGCTGCGCGCGCTCGCGCCCGCTGAAGAGTCAGATCAGCCCGTTGAGCGTGCAAAAGAAACTACCGTTGTGCCTGCGCCGCTACCTGTTCAGACGAAGTCCGAAGCCACCGCCACACCAGCAAAGAACGTCTTCGAAGACAGTTCCGACTCGGAGCAAGAGCCGGAGATCATCGCCGGGCTGCGCAGCAAGGAGCCTGCAGCGCTGCCGCAGTCGAAATCGGTTCGCATCGCTCTCGAGCGCCTCGACAGCATGATGAACGCCGTCGGCGAACTGGTGATTAACCGTACGCGAATGCTGGGCCGTCTCACAGAGCTGCAGCGGCTCGCCGAAGTGCTGAACTTCTCCAAGGGAAGAATGTCAGAGAAGATCTCCGACTTCCAGGAGAAGCACGAATTCAGCCGGTTGACGGGAATGTTTACCTCCTCGTTCTCCTCAACCGGCTCTCATGGCTTGGTCGGTGGATTTAGCGATTCTTCAGAATTTAGCGAACTGGAGTGGGATCGTTACGATGACTACAGCATCCTTTCGCGCTCTCTGACGGAAATCTCGGCCGACGTGACCGAAGTCCTCACGCAGCTCGATGGCTTCGTTCGTCGCGTCGATTCTGACATCGATGAGTTCACAAAGCTTGCTCATCGTCTGCAGGATGAAATTACTCAGGCGCGAATGGTTCCAATTGGGAACCTCTACACACGTATTTCGCGAACGGTTCGCGATGCCGCTAAAGCCGCAGGCAAACAGGTTGAACTGACTCTCAGCGGCGCCGAAACGGAACTTGATAACAGCATTATTCAACAAATATCGGATCCGCTGATTCATCTCGTGCGCAATGCCGTCGCGCATGGTCTCGAAAGCTCTGAGGAGAGATACAACGCCGGCAAGACCGACCACGGCAACGTTGCCGTTCGCGCGTACCATCGCGGCAATCACATCTACATCGAAGTTGAAGATGACGGAAAAGGCATCGACTACGAGAAGGTTCGCAAGACGGCGGTGGATCAGGGCATCTACTCGGAGGAGCAAGCGGAGCGCCTGGCAGAACGAGATCTGCTGGAACTGCTCTTCCATCCAGGCTTTTCGACCGCCCAGCGCAAGACCGAACTCGCGGGACGCGGAGTCGGACTCGACGTGGTTCGCGCCAACCTCACCACGTTGAACGGCGAAATCGATGTCGATACACAGAAGGACCTCGGCACACGCTTCACATTGAAGGTCCCGCTCACGCTGATCATTTCGCAAGCGCTGTTCGTGCGTTGCAGCGACATTTCCTTTGCATTCCCACTTTCATTCGTTGAAGAAATCCGCCGTGTACCGGCGAGCACGATTGAAGAAGTCGGCGGCAAGCTGCTCACGAAAGTTCGCGATGTAGTGACCGAGGTTGTGCGCCTCGATTCCCAGCTTGGGCTTGCTCACGTCGAGCCGGTAAATGGTTTTTATCATCTGGTGATCGTCAGCGTCGCCGGGCGTTCCGTCGGCGTGATCATCGACGAGGTTCTGCGCAAGGACGAAATCGTGATCAAGAACCTCGGCGAGTATCTGCGTAATGTAAAGCTCTTTCCGGGAGCGACGATTGCACCCGACGGCAGCCTTATTCTCTTAATCGACGTGAATCGTCTGGTCGCTGGCGAGGCCATTGAACGCCGTCCGTTGATGACGAACGCCACTGCAGCCCGCATCTTTGCGCCCGGCGCGGCTGCGCTCGCAGCCGGCGAGATTCCCGAAGCGGCAATGGAGCCTTTGCGTCAGGAAAAGGTTGTCATTCTTGCCGACGATTCGATCAGCGTGCGCAAGTTCGTCGGACGCATGCTGGAAAAAGCCGGTTATCGCGTGCGCCTGGCCGCCGATGGTCTTGAAGCTCTGGAAATCGCGCTGCAGACTCGCTGCGATCTGATCATTACCGATCTGGAAATGCCGCGCACCAACGGCTACGAGCTGATGATGCACCTACGCCAGAATGCCGAGACCAAAGGCATTCCCGTGATGGTCGTGACGTCGCGCGCAGGAGCAAAGCATCGTGAGCGCGCAGAAAAAGAAGGCGCAGCAGGATTCCTGACGAAGCCAGTGCAGGATGAGCAGTTGATTGCAGCGGTAACGAATTTGATCGGTCCGGCACACGGACCGGTGATGAAAGGGGAGACGCACGCCGCGTCTCTACCGGCGGTTTAA
- a CDS encoding response regulator, which yields MSTTPTVVFIDDSATMREVIKIAFRRENIDVVAYPDAATALTSIEQSKPDVVITDVIMPDKDGYEVCQSIKQHPKLNGTPVILMSGVVNRAVAEKAFSVKADELIRKPFQPQDLITRVKHLLKSDNEPPAPAPTNAAAALSSIFAAPAANGSAAKPKPIAAPQATAVADFPAPPTPSTSAAVPMPSPTPAPANGAPKISASASSDVTKLRVEIARLEGLVKKLQSELAAEREYVRSLEEHFKTVQQQ from the coding sequence ATGTCAACCACCCCAACCGTTGTATTCATCGACGACAGCGCCACCATGCGCGAGGTAATCAAGATCGCGTTTCGGCGCGAGAACATCGACGTAGTCGCCTATCCCGACGCGGCCACCGCTCTGACCAGCATCGAGCAGAGCAAACCCGATGTCGTGATCACCGACGTGATCATGCCCGACAAAGACGGCTACGAAGTTTGCCAAAGCATCAAGCAGCATCCGAAGCTGAATGGCACGCCTGTGATTTTGATGTCTGGTGTAGTGAATCGCGCCGTCGCTGAAAAAGCCTTCTCGGTGAAAGCCGACGAACTTATTCGCAAACCGTTCCAGCCGCAAGATCTGATCACGCGTGTGAAGCACTTGCTAAAAAGCGACAACGAACCCCCCGCCCCTGCTCCCACGAATGCCGCAGCAGCATTAAGCAGCATTTTCGCGGCTCCCGCTGCCAATGGAAGCGCCGCAAAGCCCAAACCTATAGCCGCGCCGCAAGCTACTGCTGTGGCGGATTTCCCGGCTCCTCCGACGCCATCCACTTCCGCGGCGGTACCTATGCCAAGTCCAACTCCTGCTCCCGCAAACGGCGCACCGAAGATTTCAGCAAGCGCTTCTTCTGACGTGACAAAACTCAGAGTCGAGATTGCTCGCCTCGAAGGATTGGTAAAGAAGCTTCAATCGGAGTTGGCTGCAGAACGCGAGTACGTGCGCTCGCTGGAAGAGCATTTCAAGACCGTCCAGCAGCAGTGA
- a CDS encoding chemotaxis protein CheW: protein MSIFNERRSYILFPMGKKRFALPAEQVSELARPRGQAQEQMQSFPHTTPLLTGVILRRNQIVPVADVAPLLVGPDAPERKFYLVIEREVQGRSARIAIPVTGECELAEATQQPGTGKLPEYICGLLSLSDEIIEVLDIERLMPMEAQA from the coding sequence ATGAGCATTTTCAACGAGCGACGATCGTACATTCTCTTTCCCATGGGAAAGAAGCGCTTTGCCTTGCCTGCAGAGCAGGTGAGCGAGCTTGCTCGTCCGCGAGGCCAGGCGCAAGAGCAGATGCAATCGTTCCCTCACACGACGCCGCTCCTCACCGGAGTTATTCTGCGCAGAAATCAGATTGTTCCAGTTGCCGACGTTGCGCCTCTGCTCGTCGGCCCGGATGCTCCGGAGCGAAAGTTCTATTTGGTGATCGAGCGCGAGGTTCAGGGCAGGTCAGCGCGTATTGCGATTCCCGTAACGGGAGAATGCGAGCTTGCTGAGGCGACGCAGCAGCCTGGGACAGGCAAGCTTCCGGAATACATTTGCGGATTACTGTCCCTGAGCGACGAAATCATCGAGGTTCTCGACATTGAGCGGCTCATGCCCATGGAGGCTCAGGCATGA